From the genome of Pieris rapae chromosome 18, ilPieRapa1.1, whole genome shotgun sequence:
CACACATGCTTTGATTAGTTTGTTTatggttttttaatattagtataaatattttttttgcgttCCGCTTATAAAAGCAGggtaaaattaagtaattttaacaacatttaaatgGCAAAAGACTTATTAATGTGATTTCGGAGTTGCCTCAtatcttaatacatatattttacaatattttatacattttgttgACCTGAAATTATTATACCATGCTCTATCAAAATATAGCGTTTCGAAGGCCCAATgactgaattaaatattaaaatacttattccATATCGCTGGTGCTGTTTAAAGTTTTTGGTAgcttttaaaacttttcttattttaccaaaatacatattaataactgAGAGGCTTTaagagaattatttaattttaggtaaAATTCTAACGTAAGGTTAAAGtaaggtttttataaaaaaaaggtaaagGTAGAAAGAAAGAAGTATTGTTATAAAGTTCCATCTATGTACTGacattaattatcattaattgaacgtaatttatattaaatttttaagttataaaaattttatttcgcaAGCTCAAGGCACTAGCCCACACTGCTCACcgaaaaaccaaaaaataaaataaaaatacaagaaataaaaacctttaaatgtttttagaaGAATAGACAGAAGCAACTCCTTGGTGGAAAGCAGCAGTGGATCCGGGCCACTTAGCCCAGGCGGTGGGGCAACTATCAGTTCCCTTGGGGCCCTTCAACCAGACCTTTACACGAAAAGAGAGGCCCCATTGGTAATAGAATTGGAAGGGCCTGGACCATCACTCGGGAGAATCCATTTGCGATTGAAATACGACTTCGATCGATCTGACTTGGAAGTTCATCTCATTGAAGGTATgctattaaattgaaaaggTTGGGTTTTGTAGTACACTTCTGTTAGTGATAGAAAATATTAGGCAAGGCACGTGTTTTAAGTATGAAATTCCTTGACACGATCGTACCCATGGAAGGGTAGATACCGAAAAATTCCTCAAGAATGAAGCTTGCTATGAACAAAAATTATACCTCATAGATTTTGCAtgtcttaaaaaaatgtagtagCAGTACtggttttaaatttctttagtaCATTCAACCTCGGTATTCCAACTTTCTTTATCTAATCCGTGcttttaatctttatatacggtcatataaacttttataccTACCCATTAAAAATGTGAGATTACTCAAAACATTCGTTACACAGCCATAAAATGTTCTCGTTCTAGTAGAGTTACCTGTCTGTATCTGTACTATTCTGTGTCGAATGGGAAATATAGTTTGGCTTTGAGGTCTCAGCAGTGGGAAATTACTTTCTTTCGTATTGACAATACTATTACGTAATTATGgtctatataattatcttctgaatacaaaaaaataattatagacgGTTGTGAAATAAAACGCAATAATCGACAAGGTATAAAACTATGACTCTAGCTCATGATTTGGCGGGCTATGAAGCAGGAGGTTTCAACGATCCCTATGTGCGTGTGAGTCTTATACCGGAAGTTGACACCCGGGTACGCCAGACCCCAGTACACAGGAATGAGGCCAACCCGTTCTTTGATCAGCACTTCAAGTTCCCCGTATCACATGATGACCTCAGTGACAAGACTCTTCTACTTCAAGTTTTTGATTATGATAGGTAGGTATTTGTAACTACTGCATCAATCGTATTAGTATATTATCCATAGTATGTTTATTACATAGGTACTTACtttgaaaacaatattgtGTTCtagatattttgttatagaaaCCAAGTAAAAGTCTTTTTAGGAAAATAGCGGTACTTTTCGGTATTATTCAATaatcaatatgtatatataataatctacGAAGAGTTGTgcttatacaaattaattattagatacTAACTACTAATGTAAGAAAGTTTAATATCACATTATCATGAATGGCTTACAGGCTTTTGTTGGATCttgagaaatatatttaggcCTATACCGATACGTTAACGTATCTTAAAAACTTCAGATGTTTAAACACTATTAATTCCAGATTTTCCCGTAACGAAGTGATGGGTTCAGCAAAAATACCTTTGGCAAAAGTGGAAGTGGCAGGTGGAGCCGAAGTCTGGGCTGAACTTTCCCGAGAAAGAAGACCGCCCGAAGAGTTGCAAGAACTATTGTTATCCTTATCTTACTTGCCTTCTGCTGAACGACTGACCGTCGTCGTATTGAAGGCTCGCAATCTTCTGCCTCCGCAGGAAGGGAAAGATGCTTTGGGTAaacttacaaatatataacagaCATTTCTCTATCTTCATCGTGTCCGAATCAaatcatttcttttattttttctcccTTATATATacgtttgttatttatatatatgacgGTAATGCATATgatctaatattttttgagtgacacttcatatattatttgaatcaaacaacaattatcataaatatcCGCGGCAATCATACTTACCTACATTAAAAAGATGAATTTGGGTATAAGGCCTGAAGCATAAATATACATGCATTTGAACTTTTCAGATGTTTACGTAAAGGTCTACCTCTTGGTGAATGGAAAGAGagtgaagaagaagaagacgaaTAGAAAAGAGATAAATAATCCTGTATGGAACGAGGCGCTTTCTTTCAGCCTATCTTCTGCCAACCTACAGGAAGCCTCAGTTGAAGTAATtgccaaataataataataaacctattTCTGATTTTTGGGATTacacaagatttttttaatcaatataacaAATAGTTGACCAAggctgtatatttttttagttttataagtctGGCGATTTCCTAAATCTTACGCCCCAAGAGTATAGCCAGAcgtaggcactctcttcaacaatttacattgcattcattcgtttcatagcaattaaaatttcactatttcgtttatattctattgttgtaCGCGAGtggttaataatatagtaaaataaaatactttattatttaaagaacacCGAGGATCCAGGAACCACGCAATAGCTAAGATTCAAAGGAGACAAaaacttttgttattatttcagaTATGTGTGGTAACTGGTGGCAGTAACAACTTAGTTGTTGGCTGGTGCTGCGTGGGCGCAGCTGAGCCAGCCGCTGAAGGCCGTCACTGGGCACAGATGGCGCAAGAGACCCGCAAAGCTGTCGCTATGTGGCATACGCTCAGATAAATAACTCGATAGTGTTAATGTGACCTCAATTTGGGAAATTGTCTtgaaaaatacacatttttttgttttgtttgtatatatcCATACAACAAAATGTTAGTATCGAccaaaacttatataaagtgCCAATGATATAAAGCTGGTTTCCAGGagaaattccaaatttaacagattatagaattataaattaaccaTAGATTCGTAACAAgagtttatttctattatctgtattttttgGCGAGGTCACACACACGCGAAGACTATGTAAAGACGTTATATCGTCGTAGTAAAGTGTTTGAAGAATATTGAATCTTCCTGTATCGTAATTACCAGTGTGTATCTCCTCTTAACTGTGGgctatttataattagctggtaaaatttaaaaattatctcgAAAATATAAAcgagaatttaaattatgcgATGTTATTTGAGCTTTTGAGACACcaaataaatcttatgaatttatagagttttatatgaaatgtttattgtataaaagcGAAGTTTAAAACCATTTCAAACCTTTCTATGCCCACAGTCCTATCCTGTCACGATGTGTACCTTATTGTGTCTAGTCAgtgatcttttattttaagatttctataaatatatcgaattTGATTCCAGAATACGTATTTTTGTCTAAATGTGTATCAATGTGATGGAATATTTTACGTGgtattttcatttacaatatctgaataaaatatccgtttttaaaattgtattttattccaAAAAAGGTCATCAAAATGAAACAACTTTTTACAAtatgtcttttattaattatcacttttttacattatgtacatttttataaaaactatattttaaatagaaaagatAGGAATAATTAGAATAGATTTTCATTCACAACAGTTTACCATTGGGTGACGTCCATCCACTCGCAGAATTGTCATATCACTACTAATCACTAAAAACTTAACTTACCGCAACGCGACGAGCGACCCAGCGCGATTACTCCAACTAgaaattgcatttaaaatatcacatataaatcgatttatatGTAGATTATAAaggattgatttaaaaaaaatactccatTACTATGAGAAAATTATAGCAATTGGTATAACAAATTGTGATAAcggaatataataaagaattaagtTAATAGTTACAGACACATATTTGACTAAAACGAGTGATTAAAGAAGTTTGACTAGGACGTGTTTCTAttgcaattatatattagCCATTAGATCAGTATACCCTTCCCaatggaaatatatttttttataatattcaaaacaatgcaaaattattattaagcataaaataaatatgggaCACTACGACAAACAATTCCTCGACTAATTCACAAATTCCCAAGCatgcataaaatttaaacaaatctaAAATACTTTACACTCGTGCGTAGACTCCGTTGGCAGTCGATGATGGCACAGTTACTAGGGAATATGGAAAAAGGTAagggttttttgtttttttctacgTGAAtgtttgtgtgtttttttGGTATGTCATTGTGTCTGTAAGTGTAGGAATTTGCAATCAGAGTCTCGGCAACTGCCGTCAACTTCATATGGGCACAGGAAAGCATTGGGGTCCTCTTTCCAActgaaaaatcaatattttaaaactgtttaagTAATTGCACTCATGTGGACAGTTTAAATGCATACTTACATCGCTGCTCCCATATAATGCGATGTTCGTACGCAAATGCCATCCACTGATTTGGTCATtgcatattttcttaaatttctaCGCCTAAgacatgtaaataattttatatcatgCAATTAGTAATTGAAtggattttattatgaaagaaACTTACTCAGTTCGTCCAAGGGCGTTTAGTGGAGAAATATAATCGTCTGAGCCATTTTCTTCTTTATCATCTATTTTGGGTTTATCATCTTCATTTGTTTCTTCGCATACAGGACTTTCATTAATAGCGACAGTTCTTTCGGGAGTTTTTGGAatttttacaacttttttattactaccAACATCGACTTCAACtgataatttagaattattagaCACTGAATTTGcttctttgtttaaattattaactagaCTTATCTTCAcagattttaacaaatttgcATTTTGATGATCTTTAACAAATGGGTCATTTtctttttgctttttattatttgttattgtagGTACATTTGGATTATTTGGTGTGGAATATGACATAGGAGAACTGAAATCAGAGAAAAATGTTACAcaattatatatctatgaaAATTGGGCagtaatagattttattgtacttttatataattatagtcaaTATAACTGCAGTAATTCGAAAAGAATTACAGTTTCTAGACTAAAAGTACAGTAAAAACATTGTCATTTCTACGATGCAATATAACATAAACTGTCAAGAaactttaaatactaattaggCAATTAAGATTTCCTTAACTGATAATGACTTTTCACAGACatgattttcataaaatataaagaaatcacagccaacattaaaaatattctaagtgTATGTGAAATTTtgcacttattaaaaaatcaaacctcTTCAGTAACATCTGATGCTGTAGTCTTATTTTGTCTAATCCATTCTGAACAGTTCtctgttgttttttatttaatgtgattGCTGTTGTTATGTTTCTTAACTCATTGGAAACAATCTTGTATCTCTGCGATAATTTCTTAGCTTCTTCTTTaagttttaacatttttgCAGACTCTTCGGCTATAATTTTTCTGTAATAAGATATTTGATAGATCAATTAtagttcataatttattttaaactatacacATCTTCTACCTTGACTTGGCAATTTtttcttctaattttttttccataacCTCCCTCTCATTTGATGAAATATTTCTTGGCTTTAACATAtctttgttattgtttttatttaaattattatttaacatcagTTGTCTAGTTTGTTTCAGCTTTTCCAGTTCTCTCATTCGCTTTACCAAGTTTTTATATTCCATTTGTTCTGATTTAGGTAAATGTTTCATAgtctaaaaaacatttaaaaattattatgatactttaaaCACAGAAGAAATTAATATGCAATGATATTCCGACCTTTGGCACAAATTTATTTGGTGGTTTCACAGGCACAGGTGTTTGTACAACATCGGATACGGTTGTTTTTTCAACTTGCATTCTGgtagattttaaaaactgatcAAGTTTCAGTTGAAATTCAGTTTGTTCGGCTAATTTCATATGCATTTTAGTCAAGTTCCTTGTTGCCTCATGTTCTGCTTCTGAGTCTGAATCAcctaattgtataataaactttttttcttgtattttagaTTTAGGTACAGCATTGTTAGGTTTGGTCTCCTCCTTTGGTAATgctgcatttaaaatatttatatcagcaaaaataggtaaatttttacttaatgatGTAAGTAATTTTGCTCTTAGTAAATCTTCATCCTCGTCTAACTCttctttgtttgttattattttttttttattttgttcatctggtttacaataatttaatttattttcatgtgTAATAGGGTCTTTTTCCTTTTCTTCTGCATCTGAACCTATATCCATATCAATGTTTTCAACATCAGTTATGTTACCATTATTTTCAGATTTTTCAAGTAAGTCATCATAAACTAAGGAATTTTGAGACTGTCTTTTTTGTAACCTTTGTTTCTTCTTCATGTCTATTGCTTTCTTTAACAAAGCTGATCTTAGGCAAATCAGCCTCAATTCTTCTGTGTCACTGTCTTCATCCTCTGAATCATGCTTATTATTAGTCATATCTACATGAGCTACTTCTGGAAGAACTGGATTTTGTTTTGATGACTTAGTTTCTAAAGCATTCTGTCTTAACAATTCTAAATCTTCATCAGAACTACCACCACtatcacattttttaatgtcttttTTATCAATTCCATCCACAGTATCATGTATTTCCTTATCAgagacaatttttaaatcatgatCAGTAGGCATAATAATTGAATCAACTGTTgttgtttcattaaataatttatcatcaCATTCACTTACTGAATTATATgcattaattgatttaattatattacaacttTGAATTGTTGTTGTAccagttaaaattgtattttgtcttATAATTGTGCTTTTTGGTTTTGGATGCAGCATTTTTGCAATTCTCTCTTTAAGAGAAGAATTATCAATTTTCTTAGTAGTAAATGAAACAGCATCAGCAAGTTTTCGacgcttatttttatattcttcatCATTGGAATCCTCACTGGAATCACTAACAACTGTCAATTTTGTAGACTTTATAGCTTTGGTGTTGCTCTTTTTACTGGCTCTTATTGTAGCCACTTTAATAGGTGCCTTAGGTTTTCTTGGTCTCTTATTTAGCTTATCATTTCTAATTACCCTGTAAATTTGTGGCTGGGATGAACCCTTCTGTTCCTGAATAAAACAGTCTGGAGACAAAATGTCCTTATTTTTACTTGATTTACCTGAAAAATTTACtcacaaaataatacaactttttggattttttgataagtttttctaaataacatacaaatttaacatGTAGAAACCAAGCACAATAGTCAATGTAATTGAGATATTGATAATGTTTTCAACAACACAGAAAGCCCTGTCTTAAAGCTGGttaggttatattttttatatgttatcaGGGTTAGGTTGaggctatttatattatgtaatatttggGTTTTGCAAGCAAAATTAGCAGAAAATTATTTGAGCAAGGAATCCTTCATAAGAAATGGTGGGCTAAATTAGTCTACTGATTTAAGTGTTGccttttaattactaattgttattaagttttggaagtaaactttaaaagttttatctcCCATAAGGGATGACAATTGATGCCGAAGGAAAGTGGGGCCCCAATACGAACTgaacaaaataagtaaattataaataaagcaaggaatataaaaatttaatccaaAAAGGCAAACTAACCTGATCCAATAGTACACCTTTTAGCCTCTTTACGTTCAAGGACGTTGTTGTAGTTCTCGAGGATCTCTAATCGTTGACGCAATAAAAACTCTTCTTCAGATGAAATATCTGATAAATTATCAAGTTCGTCAACAATTTCACCTTCTTCTCTCTCAGAATCCATATTCTCTAAACAGGCCATGAGTGCAGTCTGCTGTATCACCAATTTCAGTttcctattataaaaaaaatcgtataaaACTTAGTAAACTTTCCTCGCTTTCAtatcattacattattat
Proteins encoded in this window:
- the LOC110994525 gene encoding synaptotagmin-5 isoform X2; this encodes MLFYSIILLSSDKLWAGYVFSEAPWDDSDYVMDEYHRDWKEGATRKIVNNVAKPEARIAREGMGNVWSGILGAMLGAGTVLIIAVLLFIFRRPKKLEKPSLAPMEVSPNEMLIPKEHCRIQPLSETRTATSLPHARLARTPSISSQSSLDSGTSRATSHRGSSPAIRTFAPDGRTLEAGISMPRSPSPLRAASLDVRAAPLAHGSLASLADSPAPPSPRHIVPPRCLSPLLMPPRIDRSNSLVESSSGSGPLSPGGGATISSLGALQPDLYTKREAPLVIELEGPGPSLGRIHLRLKYDFDRSDLEVHLIEAHDLAGYEAGGFNDPYVRVSLIPEVDTRVRQTPVHRNEANPFFDQHFKFPVSHDDLSDKTLLLQVFDYDRFSRNEVMGSAKIPLAKVEVAGGAEVWAELSRERRPPEELQELLLSLSYLPSAERLTVVVLKARNLLPPQEGKDALDVYVKVYLLVNGKRVKKKKTNRKEINNPVWNEALSFSLSSANLQEASVEICVVTGGSNNLVVGWCCVGAAEPAAEGRHWAQMAQETRKAVAMWHTLR
- the LOC110994525 gene encoding synaptotagmin-5 isoform X1, whose protein sequence is MLFYSIILLSSDKLWAGYVFSEAPWDDSDYVMDEYHRDWKEGATRKIVNNVAKPEARIAREGMGNVWSGILGAMLGAGTVLIIAVLLFIFRRPKKLEKPSLAPMEVSPNEMLIPKEHCRIQPLSETRTATSLPHARLARTPSISSQSSLDSGTSRATSHRGSSPAIRTFAPDGRTLEAGISMPRSPSPLRAASLDVRAAPLAHGSLASLADSPAPPSPRHIVPPRCLSPLLMPPRRIDRSNSLVESSSGSGPLSPGGGATISSLGALQPDLYTKREAPLVIELEGPGPSLGRIHLRLKYDFDRSDLEVHLIEAHDLAGYEAGGFNDPYVRVSLIPEVDTRVRQTPVHRNEANPFFDQHFKFPVSHDDLSDKTLLLQVFDYDRFSRNEVMGSAKIPLAKVEVAGGAEVWAELSRERRPPEELQELLLSLSYLPSAERLTVVVLKARNLLPPQEGKDALDVYVKVYLLVNGKRVKKKKTNRKEINNPVWNEALSFSLSSANLQEASVEICVVTGGSNNLVVGWCCVGAAEPAAEGRHWAQMAQETRKAVAMWHTLR
- the LOC110994519 gene encoding uncharacterized protein LOC110994519 isoform X1, whose amino-acid sequence is MACLENMDSEREEGEIVDELDNLSDISSEEEFLLRQRLEILENYNNVLERKEAKRCTIGSGKSSKNKDILSPDCFIQEQKGSSQPQIYRVIRNDKLNKRPRKPKAPIKVATIRASKKSNTKAIKSTKLTVVSDSSEDSNDEEYKNKRRKLADAVSFTTKKIDNSSLKERIAKMLHPKPKSTIIRQNTILTGTTTIQSCNIIKSINAYNSVSECDDKLFNETTTVDSIIMPTDHDLKIVSDKEIHDTVDGIDKKDIKKCDSGGSSDEDLELLRQNALETKSSKQNPVLPEVAHVDMTNNKHDSEDEDSDTEELRLICLRSALLKKAIDMKKKQRLQKRQSQNSLVYDDLLEKSENNGNITDVENIDMDIGSDAEEKEKDPITHENKLNYCKPDEQNKKKIITNKEELDEDEDLLRAKLLTSLSKNLPIFADINILNAALPKEETKPNNAVPKSKIQEKKFIIQLGDSDSEAEHEATRNLTKMHMKLAEQTEFQLKLDQFLKSTRMQVEKTTVSDVVQTPVPVKPPNKFVPKTMKHLPKSEQMEYKNLVKRMRELEKLKQTRQLMLNNNLNKNNNKDMLKPRNISSNEREVMEKKLEEKIAKSRKIIAEESAKMLKLKEEAKKLSQRYKIVSNELRNITTAITLNKKQQRTVQNGLDKIRLQHQMLLKSSPMSYSTPNNPNVPTITNNKKQKENDPFVKDHQNANLLKSVKISLVNNLNKEANSVSNNSKLSVEVDVGSNKKVVKIPKTPERTVAINESPVCEETNEDDKPKIDDKEENGSDDYISPLNALGRTERRNLRKYAMTKSVDGICVRTSHYMGAAIWKEDPNAFLCPYEVDGSCRDSDCKFLHLQTQ
- the LOC110994525 gene encoding synaptotagmin-5 isoform X4, which gives rise to MSGLGPQSVWAAQKRLESWARAARERTSSASSGQSHNSTDSYGDDKSHGSPSEMLIPKEHCRIQPLSETRTATSLPHARLARTPSISSQSSLDSGTSRATSHRGSSPAIRTFAPDGRTLEAGISMPRSPSPLRAASLDVRAAPLAHGSLASLADSPAPPSPRHIVPPRCLSPLLMPPRRIDRSNSLVESSSGSGPLSPGGGATISSLGALQPDLYTKREAPLVIELEGPGPSLGRIHLRLKYDFDRSDLEVHLIEAHDLAGYEAGGFNDPYVRVSLIPEVDTRVRQTPVHRNEANPFFDQHFKFPVSHDDLSDKTLLLQVFDYDRFSRNEVMGSAKIPLAKVEVAGGAEVWAELSRERRPPEELQELLLSLSYLPSAERLTVVVLKARNLLPPQEGKDALDVYVKVYLLVNGKRVKKKKTNRKEINNPVWNEALSFSLSSANLQEASVEICVVTGGSNNLVVGWCCVGAAEPAAEGRHWAQMAQETRKAVAMWHTLR
- the LOC110994525 gene encoding synaptotagmin-5 isoform X3 — translated: MDKLWAGYVFSEAPWDDSDYVMDEYHRDWKEGATRKIVNNVAKPEARIAREGMGNVWSGILGAMLGAGTVLIIAVLLFIFRRPKKLEKPSLAPMEVSPNEMLIPKEHCRIQPLSETRTATSLPHARLARTPSISSQSSLDSGTSRATSHRGSSPAIRTFAPDGRTLEAGISMPRSPSPLRAASLDVRAAPLAHGSLASLADSPAPPSPRHIVPPRCLSPLLMPPRRIDRSNSLVESSSGSGPLSPGGGATISSLGALQPDLYTKREAPLVIELEGPGPSLGRIHLRLKYDFDRSDLEVHLIEAHDLAGYEAGGFNDPYVRVSLIPEVDTRVRQTPVHRNEANPFFDQHFKFPVSHDDLSDKTLLLQVFDYDRFSRNEVMGSAKIPLAKVEVAGGAEVWAELSRERRPPEELQELLLSLSYLPSAERLTVVVLKARNLLPPQEGKDALDVYVKVYLLVNGKRVKKKKTNRKEINNPVWNEALSFSLSSANLQEASVEICVVTGGSNNLVVGWCCVGAAEPAAEGRHWAQMAQETRKAVAMWHTLR
- the LOC110994519 gene encoding zinc finger C3H1 domain-containing protein isoform X2, whose translation is MACLENMDSEREEGEIVDELDNLSDISSEEEFLLRQRLEILENYNNVLERKEAKRCTIGSGKSSKNKDILSPDCFIQEQKGSSQPQIYRVIRNDKLNKRPRKPKAPIKVATIRASKKSNTKAIKSTKLTVVSDSSEDSNDEEYKNKRRKLADAVSFTTKKIDNSSLKERIAKMLHPKPKSTIIRQNTILTGTTTIQSCNIIKSINAYNSVSECDDKLFNETTTVDSIIMPTDHDLKIVSDKEIHDTVDGIDKKDIKKCDSGGSSDEDLELLRQNALETKSSKQNPVLPEVAHVDMTNNKHDSEDEDSDTEELRLICLRSALLKKAIDMKKKQRLQKRQSQNSLVYDDLLEKSENNGNITDVENIDMDIGSDAEEKEKDPITHENKLNYCKPDEQNKKKIITNKEELDEDEDLLRAKLLTSLSKNLPIFADINILNAALPKEETKPNNAVPKSKIQEKKFIIQLGDSDSEAEHEATRNLTKMHMKLAEQTEFQLKLDQFLKSTRMQVEKTTVSDVVQTPVPVKPPNKFVPKTMKHLPKSEQMEYKNLVKRMRELEKLKQTRQLMLNNNLNKNNNKDMLKPRNISSNEREVMEKKLEEKIAKSRKIIAEESAKMLKLKEEAKKLSQRYKIVSNELRNITTAITLNKKQQRTVQNGLDKIRLQHQMLLKSSPMSYSTPNNPNVPTITNNKKQKENDPFVKDHQNANLLKSVKISLVNNLNKEANSVSNNSKLSVEVDVGSNKKVVKIPKTPERTVAINESPVCEETNEDDKPKIDDKEENGSDDYISPLNALGRTDWKEDPNAFLCPYEVDGSCRDSDCKFLHLQTQ